A window from Jannaschia sp. S6380 encodes these proteins:
- a CDS encoding mechanosensitive ion channel domain-containing protein, whose amino-acid sequence MEDDILETIPLKDEILRIVTQGAGFVGELLQPGWKLWQVLIILGLVLLAWVLRRWAGERMTRWMRTQTGRPKWQLRWLVIVRNRLGLVIFAALAWGAFTIMREVTWPSRSYLIGLAATIGTAWMVVSFVARLVRNPFLRKIVAWGLWIYVTVFYLGILDETTRVLDDLAIEFGDFRISLLGIITALVVIGILFAVARFLAQTTSSRISKNEDISPSMRVLVVKLLQIVLYAGAFFLGLKAVGFDLTGLAVLSGAIGVGIGFGLQKVVSNLVSGVIILLDKSIKPGDVITIGDTFGWVDALTARYVSITTRDGREYLVPNEDLITGLVVNWSHSNALVRLDIYFGTAYGDDPHLVRKVAIGAAASTERVLSSKRPVCHIVGFGDSSVDYILRFWITDPTDGLTNIRGNVYLALWDAFKEHDISIPFPQREVRIHPDADTDGAARALD is encoded by the coding sequence ATGGAAGACGACATCCTCGAGACGATCCCCCTGAAGGACGAGATCCTGCGCATCGTGACGCAGGGCGCGGGCTTCGTCGGCGAGTTGCTGCAACCGGGGTGGAAGCTCTGGCAGGTGCTGATCATCCTGGGGCTGGTGCTGCTGGCCTGGGTTCTGCGCCGCTGGGCAGGCGAGCGGATGACGCGCTGGATGCGGACGCAGACCGGGCGGCCGAAATGGCAGCTTCGCTGGCTCGTGATCGTGCGCAACCGGCTGGGCCTGGTGATCTTCGCGGCCCTCGCCTGGGGCGCGTTCACGATCATGCGCGAGGTGACATGGCCGTCGCGTTCCTACCTGATCGGGCTGGCGGCGACGATCGGCACCGCCTGGATGGTCGTCAGCTTCGTCGCCCGGCTGGTGCGCAACCCGTTCCTGCGCAAGATCGTGGCCTGGGGGCTGTGGATCTATGTCACGGTCTTCTATCTGGGCATTCTCGACGAAACGACGCGTGTCCTCGACGACCTGGCGATCGAGTTCGGCGATTTCCGGATCTCGCTTCTCGGCATCATCACCGCGCTCGTCGTCATCGGCATCCTCTTCGCGGTGGCCCGCTTCCTCGCGCAGACCACGTCGAGCCGGATCTCGAAGAACGAGGATATCAGCCCGTCCATGCGGGTGCTGGTCGTAAAGCTGCTGCAGATCGTCCTCTATGCCGGGGCGTTCTTCCTCGGGCTGAAGGCCGTAGGGTTCGACCTGACCGGGCTTGCGGTCCTGTCCGGCGCCATCGGCGTGGGCATCGGCTTCGGCCTGCAGAAGGTCGTGTCGAACCTCGTGTCGGGCGTCATCATCCTGCTCGACAAGTCGATCAAGCCCGGCGACGTCATCACCATCGGCGACACGTTCGGCTGGGTCGACGCGCTCACGGCGCGCTACGTGTCGATCACGACGCGCGACGGCCGGGAATACCTCGTCCCGAACGAGGACCTGATCACCGGCCTGGTGGTGAACTGGTCGCATTCCAACGCGCTCGTCCGGCTCGACATCTATTTCGGCACGGCCTACGGCGACGACCCCCACCTGGTCCGCAAGGTCGCCATCGGCGCGGCGGCCTCGACCGAGCGGGTCCTGTCGTCCAAGCGTCCGGTCTGTCACATCGTCGGCTTCGGGGATTCGTCGGTCGACTACATCCTGCGGTTCTGGATCACCGACCCGACGGATGGCCTGACCAACATCCGCGGCAACGTTTATCTCGCGCTTTGGGACGCGTTCAAGGAACACGACATCTCGATCCCCTTCCCGCAGCGCGAGGTGCGCATCCACCCGGACGCGGACACCGACGGCGCCGCCCGTGCGCTGGACTGA
- a CDS encoding amidase — MRWTDRDALAQLSAMRGGRLRAPDLMADTLDRIAASDLRAIVSLRPRDDLLAEAADPRPGPLSGLPMAIKDLADTAGLRTTYGHPAFADHVPEVDAPMVARLKAAGAIVIGKTNTPEFGLGSHSYNPVHGTTVNPWNPSRSAGGSSGGAGAALAARLVALADGSDMMGSLRNPAAWNNVFGLRPSFGLVPAAPQGDPALHQLATDGPMARTPDDLELLLSVMAAPDARVPGSSGPYRATPAKSLRIGWAGDWGGAYPCEAGILDLCQDALDGLAEPMAPPFPAEEIWTAWTTLRSFAIAEKLRPHWSDAFAARSEPKLVWEVERGLALKLEEVTRASGIRAAWFRRMATLDIDVIALPAAQCFPFDAALDWPQQVAGRSMDTYHRWMEVVVPAALAGLPAICVPVGFRDGLPMGVQLIGRRGADGDLIALARRMHAAAPWADRRPDID; from the coding sequence GTGCGCTGGACTGACCGCGACGCCCTCGCGCAGCTCTCCGCCATGCGCGGCGGTCGCCTGCGCGCGCCCGACCTGATGGCCGACACGCTGGACCGGATCGCCGCGTCCGATCTGCGCGCCATCGTGTCACTGCGCCCCCGCGACGATCTGCTGGCCGAGGCGGCCGATCCGCGCCCCGGCCCCCTGAGTGGGCTGCCGATGGCGATCAAGGACCTGGCCGACACGGCCGGGCTGCGCACCACCTATGGGCACCCGGCCTTCGCCGATCACGTCCCCGAGGTCGACGCCCCGATGGTCGCGCGCCTGAAGGCGGCAGGGGCCATCGTCATCGGCAAGACGAACACCCCCGAATTCGGACTGGGCTCGCACAGCTACAACCCCGTGCACGGCACGACGGTGAACCCGTGGAACCCGTCGCGCAGCGCCGGCGGCTCCTCGGGTGGGGCGGGGGCGGCGCTGGCCGCCCGGCTCGTGGCGCTGGCCGACGGGTCGGACATGATGGGCTCGCTGCGCAACCCGGCCGCCTGGAACAACGTCTTCGGTCTGCGGCCCAGCTTCGGCCTGGTGCCGGCCGCGCCGCAGGGCGACCCGGCGCTGCACCAGCTCGCCACGGACGGGCCGATGGCGCGCACGCCCGACGATCTGGAACTGCTGCTGTCGGTGATGGCGGCGCCTGACGCCCGCGTGCCGGGGTCGTCGGGCCCCTACCGCGCCACGCCGGCCAAATCGCTGCGGATCGGCTGGGCGGGGGACTGGGGCGGAGCCTATCCCTGCGAGGCGGGGATCCTGGACCTGTGCCAGGACGCCCTGGATGGCCTGGCCGAGCCGATGGCGCCACCCTTCCCAGCCGAGGAAATCTGGACCGCCTGGACGACGTTGCGCAGCTTCGCCATCGCCGAGAAACTGCGCCCGCATTGGTCGGACGCCTTCGCCGCAAGGTCGGAGCCGAAACTGGTCTGGGAGGTGGAGCGCGGCCTAGCCCTGAAGCTGGAGGAAGTAACCCGCGCCAGCGGCATCCGCGCCGCGTGGTTCCGCCGGATGGCCACACTCGACATCGACGTGATCGCGCTGCCGGCGGCCCAGTGCTTTCCGTTCGACGCGGCGCTGGACTGGCCCCAACAGGTGGCCGGGCGGTCGATGGACACCTACCACCGGTGGATGGAGGTGGTCGTGCCCGCCGCGCTGGCCGGGCTGCCCGCGATCTGCGTGCCGGTCGGGTTCCGGGACGGGCTCCCGATGGGCGTGCAGCTGATCGGGCGGCGCGGGGCCGATGGCGATCTGATCGCGCTGGCCCGCCGGATGCACGCCGCAGCCCCCTGGGCGGATCGCCGGCCCGACATCGATTGA
- the rsfS gene encoding ribosome silencing factor, protein MTGTHCPVTDPVLACFHAGPPAPTIPEDRTLPAETQLPTDRAQRPTGDTRASDETLALILTSLDEEKAEEIVQIDLRGKSTVADHMVVCSGRSTRQVTALAEKLTERLKSRLGRTARTEGKGQGDWVLLDAGDVIVHIFRPEVREFYQLEKMWQDPAADQPARPA, encoded by the coding sequence ATGACCGGGACGCATTGCCCGGTCACCGACCCGGTGCTAGCCTGTTTTCATGCCGGGCCACCCGCGCCCACCATACCGGAGGATCGGACACTGCCTGCCGAAACCCAATTGCCCACCGACCGGGCCCAACGGCCCACCGGGGACACCCGGGCCAGCGACGAGACGCTGGCGCTTATCCTGACATCGCTGGACGAGGAGAAGGCCGAGGAGATCGTGCAGATCGACCTGCGCGGCAAGTCCACGGTCGCCGATCACATGGTCGTCTGCTCGGGTCGGTCCACGCGCCAGGTCACGGCGCTGGCCGAAAAGCTGACCGAACGGCTCAAGTCCCGTCTGGGCCGCACCGCGCGCACCGAAGGCAAGGGGCAGGGCGACTGGGTCCTGCTGGATGCGGGCGATGTCATCGTGCACATCTTCCGCCCCGAGGTCCGCGAGTTCTACCAGCTCGAGAAGATGTGGCAGGACCCCGCCGCCGATCAGCCCGCCCGCCCCGCCTGA
- the rlmH gene encoding 23S rRNA (pseudouridine(1915)-N(3))-methyltransferase RlmH, translated as MRLQLIAVGRLRKGPEKALVDDYLDRFARTGRGVGLPPVALVEIEAKGAGMAAEAEAIERAVAPGAVVAILDERGRQATSPEFAAQLGRWRDDARDVAFVIGGADGLDAGLRGRADAAFAFGTMVWPHMLIRAMLAEQLYRAASILSGSPYHRT; from the coding sequence GTGAGGCTGCAGCTGATCGCGGTCGGGCGCCTGCGCAAGGGCCCCGAGAAGGCCCTCGTCGACGACTACCTGGACCGCTTCGCCCGAACCGGACGCGGCGTCGGCCTGCCCCCCGTCGCGTTGGTCGAGATCGAGGCCAAGGGCGCCGGCATGGCTGCCGAGGCCGAGGCGATCGAACGGGCGGTGGCGCCGGGCGCCGTCGTCGCGATCCTCGACGAGCGCGGGCGGCAGGCGACGTCGCCCGAATTCGCCGCGCAGTTGGGACGCTGGCGCGACGACGCGCGCGACGTGGCCTTCGTGATCGGCGGGGCCGACGGCCTCGACGCGGGCCTGCGTGGCCGGGCCGATGCCGCCTTCGCCTTCGGCACGATGGTCTGGCCGCACATGCTGATCCGGGCCATGCTGGCCGAACAGCTTTACCGCGCGGCGTCGATCCTGTCGGGGTCCCCCTACCATCGGACCTGA
- the gpmI gene encoding 2,3-bisphosphoglycerate-independent phosphoglycerate mutase, whose translation MQKKPVILCILDGWGLSDRPEQSAPDRAETPHFDRLMATRPNATLTTFGPAVGLPEGQMGNSEVGHMNIGAGRVVRMDLGQINHAIETGSFAAEAALTSWVHTLRQSGGTAHLIGVISDGGVHGHIDHVLAACRAVTAEGVKVALHAIADGRDVAPRSAEDFFERLTSDLPEGVTVATLSGRYFAMDRDNRWDRVARAWAAMVWGEGEHAADSAAALAAARDRDESDEFIQPTVLGDYEGMRGGDGVFCLNFRADRAREILAALADPEFDGFETRDRPELHMLGMVDYSERHDAYMTTVFPKQTVPNTLGHWVAEKGLRQFHLAETEKYPHVTFFLNGGKESPEKGEDRHMPPSPDVATYDLQPEMSSVEVTDHFVAAIGEGYDLIVVNYANPDMVGHTGDLEAATRACEAVDRGLGRVLEALEGTDGAMIVCADHGNCETMIDPETGKPHTAHTLNPVPVILWGGPDGARLRDGKLGDLAPTLLQLMALDAPEEMTGESLIA comes from the coding sequence ATGCAGAAGAAACCCGTCATCCTTTGCATTCTCGACGGTTGGGGTCTGTCGGACCGGCCCGAGCAATCGGCGCCCGACCGGGCCGAGACGCCCCATTTCGACCGGCTGATGGCGACCCGCCCGAATGCCACGCTGACCACGTTCGGCCCCGCCGTGGGCCTGCCCGAGGGGCAGATGGGCAATTCCGAGGTCGGTCACATGAATATCGGCGCGGGCCGCGTCGTGCGCATGGATCTGGGCCAGATCAACCACGCCATCGAGACCGGCAGCTTCGCCGCCGAGGCCGCGCTGACATCCTGGGTGCACACGCTCCGCCAGTCCGGGGGGACGGCGCATCTGATCGGCGTGATTTCGGATGGTGGCGTTCACGGCCATATCGACCACGTCCTTGCCGCCTGTCGTGCCGTGACCGCTGAAGGCGTGAAGGTGGCGCTGCATGCGATTGCCGACGGGCGCGACGTGGCGCCGCGATCGGCCGAGGATTTCTTCGAACGCCTGACGTCGGATCTGCCCGAGGGGGTGACGGTGGCCACGCTCTCGGGGCGCTATTTCGCCATGGACCGCGACAATCGCTGGGACCGGGTCGCACGCGCCTGGGCCGCGATGGTCTGGGGCGAGGGGGAACATGCGGCGGACAGCGCCGCCGCCCTCGCTGCCGCGCGGGACCGCGACGAGAGCGACGAGTTCATTCAGCCTACCGTGCTGGGCGATTACGAGGGCATGCGGGGCGGTGACGGCGTCTTCTGCCTGAACTTCCGCGCCGATCGCGCGCGCGAGATCCTGGCCGCGCTGGCCGATCCCGAATTCGACGGGTTCGAGACCCGCGACCGCCCCGAGCTGCACATGCTGGGCATGGTCGACTATTCCGAGCGGCACGACGCCTACATGACGACGGTGTTTCCCAAGCAGACCGTCCCGAACACGCTGGGCCACTGGGTCGCCGAAAAGGGCCTGCGCCAGTTCCACCTGGCCGAGACCGAGAAGTACCCCCACGTGACCTTCTTCCTGAACGGCGGGAAGGAGTCGCCCGAGAAGGGCGAGGACCGCCACATGCCGCCGTCACCCGACGTCGCCACCTACGACCTGCAGCCCGAGATGTCGTCGGTCGAGGTGACCGATCACTTCGTCGCCGCGATCGGGGAGGGCTACGACCTGATCGTCGTGAACTACGCCAACCCCGACATGGTGGGTCATACCGGCGACCTGGAGGCGGCGACGCGCGCCTGCGAGGCGGTGGACCGGGGCCTGGGTCGCGTGCTGGAGGCGCTGGAGGGGACCGACGGCGCGATGATCGTCTGCGCCGACCACGGCAATTGCGAGACGATGATCGACCCCGAGACCGGCAAGCCGCACACCGCGCACACGCTGAACCCCGTCCCGGTGATCCTGTGGGGCGGGCCGGACGGCGCCCGGCTGCGCGACGGCAAGCTGGGCGATCTGGCGCCGACGCTGCTGCAGCTGATGGCGCTCGATGCGCCCGAAGAGATGACCGGCGAAAGCCTGATCGCCTGA
- a CDS encoding peptidoglycan DD-metalloendopeptidase family protein, whose translation MLRAVLVLLCLGWPVSAQTAADQARAAADELARAAAALDHARGARDRVAALTAVITAYERGLASLRDGLRQVAIRERALAADLGARETEIARLVAVLSSMERAPAPLLLLHPSGPLGTARSSMMLSGIAPALQARADALRSDLETLRELRMLERSAAADLEAGLAGVQDARVALSEAIAERDDLPPRLAGDEERIDALLARVDTLAAFADGLGTLSQSADAPLDLPFPRPAEGVALRRAGEADAAGIARPGIVLATAPAALVTAPVTGTVRYAGPLLDYGNVIILEPRPELLLVFAGLAEVYARHAEIVDRGAPLGLMGGGPPRRDDFRRDAVRDGGASRPETLYIEVRQGGRPVNPAEYFATE comes from the coding sequence ATGCTCCGCGCCGTCCTCGTGCTCCTCTGCCTGGGCTGGCCGGTTTCGGCGCAAACGGCGGCGGACCAGGCGCGCGCGGCCGCGGACGAGCTGGCCCGCGCGGCCGCCGCGCTCGATCATGCGCGGGGCGCGCGCGACCGGGTCGCCGCGCTGACGGCTGTCATCACCGCCTATGAACGGGGGCTGGCATCCCTGCGCGACGGGTTGCGGCAGGTTGCGATCCGGGAGCGCGCGCTCGCCGCCGACCTGGGCGCGCGGGAGACCGAGATCGCGCGCCTCGTGGCGGTCCTGTCGTCGATGGAACGGGCCCCGGCGCCGCTTCTGCTGCTGCATCCCTCCGGCCCGCTGGGAACCGCGCGTTCGTCGATGATGCTGAGCGGGATCGCGCCCGCGCTTCAGGCCCGTGCCGATGCGCTCCGGTCGGACCTCGAGACGCTGCGGGAGTTGCGGATGCTTGAGCGGTCCGCCGCCGCGGACCTGGAGGCGGGGCTGGCCGGCGTGCAGGACGCGCGCGTGGCCCTCTCCGAGGCGATCGCCGAGCGCGACGATCTGCCCCCCCGTCTGGCCGGGGACGAGGAACGGATCGACGCGCTGCTGGCCCGGGTCGACACGCTCGCGGCCTTTGCCGACGGGCTGGGCACGCTGTCGCAATCCGCGGACGCGCCGCTGGACCTGCCGTTTCCGCGCCCGGCCGAAGGCGTCGCCCTGCGCCGCGCGGGCGAGGCCGATGCCGCCGGCATCGCGCGGCCGGGCATCGTGCTGGCGACGGCGCCCGCCGCGCTGGTCACCGCTCCGGTCACGGGAACGGTCCGCTATGCCGGTCCGCTTCTCGATTACGGGAACGTGATCATCCTGGAGCCGCGACCGGAGCTGTTGCTGGTTTTCGCCGGGCTGGCCGAGGTCTACGCTCGCCACGCGGAGATCGTGGACCGGGGCGCACCCCTGGGCCTGATGGGCGGTGGCCCGCCACGGCGTGACGATTTCCGGCGCGACGCGGTCCGGGACGGTGGCGCTTCGCGGCCCGAGACGCTTTATATCGAAGTCAGACAGGGCGGCAGGCCCGTGAATCCGGCGGAGTATTTCGCCACCGAGTAG
- a CDS encoding S41 family peptidase yields MKKFAMAAGCGILAGILATTQVAGPLLAQEAEKATVYEQLDLFGIVFERIRNQYVEDVDEGELIEAAINGMLTSLDPHSSYLPPRDFEDMQEDTRGEFGGLGIEVTQEEGYVKVITPIDGTPAFEAGVEAGDYITGVDGESILGFTLEEAVDLMRGPVGSDILITIVRDGLEEPIDISITRDIIKLTAAHVRKVGESVVIRASTFNDQTIPNVMDGLEDTLEEMGGLESVNGVVLDLRNNPGGLLTAGVGLADAFLEQGEIVSTRSRQSEGGDRFNAKPGDVVEGLPMVVLINGGSASASEIVAGALQDHRRAVVVGTKSFGKGSVQTIMPVQGDGAIRLTTARYYTPSGRSIQALGVSPDIVVQQPPRDPEAEEEETEETNGRSRRSESSLRGAITNDSLTEDEQEQIRKEQEAAEEAAELRDEDYQLAYAIDILKGLTAIEVE; encoded by the coding sequence ATGAAGAAGTTCGCGATGGCCGCCGGGTGCGGAATCCTGGCCGGTATCCTGGCCACAACGCAGGTCGCAGGTCCGCTGCTGGCGCAGGAAGCCGAGAAGGCGACGGTGTACGAACAGCTCGACCTGTTCGGCATCGTCTTCGAGCGCATCCGCAACCAGTATGTCGAAGACGTGGACGAGGGCGAACTGATCGAGGCCGCGATCAACGGCATGCTCACCTCGCTCGATCCGCATTCCTCCTATCTGCCGCCCCGCGATTTCGAGGACATGCAGGAGGACACGCGCGGCGAGTTCGGCGGTCTGGGCATCGAGGTCACGCAGGAGGAGGGCTACGTCAAGGTCATCACGCCCATCGACGGCACGCCCGCCTTCGAGGCAGGCGTGGAGGCCGGCGACTATATCACCGGCGTCGACGGCGAGAGCATCCTGGGCTTCACCTTGGAGGAGGCGGTCGACCTGATGCGCGGCCCGGTGGGCAGCGACATTCTGATCACCATCGTGCGCGACGGGCTGGAGGAGCCGATCGACATCTCGATCACGCGCGACATCATCAAGCTGACCGCGGCGCATGTCCGCAAGGTCGGCGAGAGCGTCGTGATCCGGGCGTCGACCTTCAACGACCAGACCATCCCGAACGTCATGGACGGGCTTGAGGACACGCTCGAGGAGATGGGCGGGCTGGAAAGCGTCAACGGCGTCGTGCTCGACCTGCGCAACAATCCCGGCGGCCTGCTGACGGCGGGCGTCGGACTGGCCGACGCGTTCCTGGAGCAGGGCGAGATCGTCTCGACCCGGTCGCGGCAATCCGAGGGTGGCGACCGCTTCAACGCCAAGCCCGGCGACGTGGTCGAGGGGCTGCCGATGGTGGTGCTGATCAACGGCGGCTCGGCCAGCGCATCCGAGATCGTGGCGGGCGCGCTGCAGGACCATCGCCGCGCGGTCGTCGTCGGCACCAAGAGCTTCGGCAAGGGATCGGTCCAGACCATCATGCCGGTGCAGGGCGACGGGGCGATCCGTTTGACCACGGCGCGCTACTACACGCCATCGGGCCGGTCGATCCAGGCGCTCGGCGTGTCGCCGGACATCGTCGTCCAGCAGCCGCCCCGCGATCCCGAGGCCGAGGAGGAGGAGACCGAAGAGACGAACGGCCGCTCGCGCCGCTCCGAATCCTCGCTGCGCGGGGCGATCACCAATGACAGCCTGACCGAGGACGAGCAGGAGCAGATCCGCAAGGAGCAGGAGGCCGCCGAAGAGGCCGCGGAGCTGCGCGACGAGGATTACCAGCTGGCCTATGCGATCGACATCCTGAAGGGCCTGACCGCGATCGAGGTCGAGTGA
- a CDS encoding RNA pyrophosphohydrolase translates to MTPEQIAGLPYRPCAGVCLTNPQGRIWVGERIDRPAGAPVAWQMPQGGIDPGETPEAAALRELREETGLAAGAVRIVDRLDTPVAYDLPPELVPTLWKGRFRGQEQHWFRMHYDGPDSAVDLDAHEREFSRWAWMDPADVVQAIVPFKRDLYERVLRAFGLL, encoded by the coding sequence ATGACACCGGAGCAGATCGCGGGGCTTCCCTACAGGCCCTGCGCCGGCGTCTGCCTGACCAACCCGCAGGGGCGGATCTGGGTGGGCGAACGCATCGACCGCCCGGCGGGCGCCCCGGTCGCCTGGCAGATGCCGCAGGGCGGGATCGACCCGGGCGAGACGCCGGAGGCCGCGGCCCTGCGCGAACTGCGCGAGGAAACCGGTCTCGCGGCCGGGGCCGTCCGGATCGTGGATCGTCTGGACACGCCCGTGGCCTACGACCTGCCGCCGGAACTGGTGCCGACATTGTGGAAAGGGCGGTTCCGGGGGCAGGAACAGCACTGGTTCCGCATGCATTACGACGGGCCGGATTCGGCGGTCGACCTGGACGCCCACGAGCGGGAGTTCTCACGCTGGGCCTGGATGGATCCGGCCGACGTCGTGCAGGCCATCGTTCCGTTCAAGCGTGACCTCTACGAACGGGTCCTTCGGGCGTTCGGCCTTCTGTGA
- the ggt gene encoding gamma-glutamyltransferase, which produces MRTALSLSLLLALPAHAQTAADAVAPEAASGLSPEAAAPVEAQDWMVAAANPLAAEAGADVLREGGSAADAMVAVQAVLGLVEPQSSGLGGGAFLVWYDAETGELTTLDGRETAPAAATPTLFQTDGETMGFFDAVVGGLSVGTPGTPMLMEEAHRRWGRASWSGLFDAAIAHAEDGFAVSPRLATLVADDAEKLSTQPATAAYFLPGGTPLAEGDTLTNPAYAATLRAIAQEGTDAFYAGEIAEGIVAAIRGASQPGLLSTQDLAAYEIAERPAVCAPYRGAEVCGMGPPSSGALTVGQILALVEPHDLAALGPDSPEAWRLIGDASRLAFADRGRYMADSDFVPMPNLLDPAYLSERATLLDGDDALPEVSAGTPPWDHAALDMIPDWGDGWTPSMPSTSHISIVDADGNALSMTTTIENGFGSRVMAPGGFLLNNELTDFSFSTHDEGRPIANRVEPRKRPRSSMSPTIVMRDGAPVLVVGSPGGSRIIGYVAKTIIAHVDWGMDVQEAVAMPHLVNRFGTYDLEAGTAAEALAEPLTEMGFETNVRDLTSGLHIIAVGETLTGGADPRREGVAIGE; this is translated from the coding sequence ATGCGCACAGCCCTCAGCCTATCGCTGCTGCTTGCCCTGCCCGCCCATGCCCAGACCGCCGCCGACGCCGTCGCGCCCGAGGCCGCGTCCGGCCTCTCGCCCGAGGCCGCCGCCCCGGTCGAGGCTCAAGACTGGATGGTCGCCGCCGCGAACCCGCTGGCCGCCGAGGCCGGGGCCGACGTCCTGCGTGAAGGCGGCAGCGCGGCCGATGCCATGGTCGCGGTGCAGGCCGTGCTGGGCCTGGTGGAGCCGCAATCCTCGGGCCTGGGCGGCGGCGCCTTCCTGGTCTGGTACGACGCCGAAACCGGCGAGTTGACCACGCTTGACGGGCGCGAGACGGCACCCGCCGCCGCCACGCCGACGCTGTTCCAGACCGATGGCGAGACGATGGGCTTCTTCGACGCGGTGGTCGGCGGCCTGTCCGTCGGCACACCAGGCACGCCCATGCTGATGGAGGAGGCGCATCGCCGCTGGGGCCGCGCGAGTTGGAGCGGGCTGTTCGACGCGGCCATCGCCCATGCCGAGGACGGGTTCGCCGTCTCGCCGCGCTTGGCCACGCTGGTCGCGGACGATGCCGAGAAGCTGTCGACGCAGCCCGCGACGGCGGCCTATTTCCTGCCCGGTGGCACCCCGCTGGCTGAAGGCGACACGCTGACGAACCCGGCCTATGCCGCCACGCTGCGCGCCATCGCGCAGGAGGGGACCGATGCCTTCTACGCAGGCGAAATCGCCGAGGGGATCGTCGCCGCCATCCGCGGCGCGTCGCAGCCCGGCCTTCTGTCGACGCAGGATCTTGCTGCCTACGAAATCGCCGAACGCCCCGCCGTCTGCGCGCCCTATCGCGGCGCGGAGGTCTGTGGAATGGGCCCGCCCTCCTCCGGCGCACTGACCGTGGGGCAGATCCTCGCCCTGGTGGAGCCGCACGACCTCGCCGCCCTCGGCCCCGATTCGCCCGAGGCCTGGCGCCTGATCGGCGACGCCTCGCGCCTCGCCTTCGCCGACCGGGGCCGCTACATGGCCGACAGCGACTTCGTCCCGATGCCGAACCTGCTCGATCCGGCCTACCTGTCCGAACGCGCGACCCTGCTCGACGGCGACGATGCCCTGCCCGAGGTCAGCGCCGGAACGCCGCCCTGGGACCACGCGGCGCTGGACATGATCCCGGACTGGGGCGACGGCTGGACGCCCTCGATGCCCTCGACCTCGCACATCTCGATCGTCGATGCCGACGGCAACGCGCTGTCGATGACCACCACGATCGAGAACGGTTTCGGCAGCCGGGTGATGGCGCCGGGCGGGTTCCTCCTGAACAACGAGCTGACCGACTTCTCCTTCTCGACGCATGACGAGGGCCGTCCGATCGCCAACCGGGTGGAGCCGCGCAAGCGTCCCCGCTCCTCGATGTCGCCGACGATCGTGATGCGGGACGGCGCGCCGGTGCTGGTCGTTGGCTCGCCCGGGGGCAGCCGGATCATCGGCTACGTCGCCAAGACGATCATCGCGCATGTGGACTGGGGCATGGACGTGCAGGAAGCGGTCGCGATGCCGCACCTGGTCAACCGCTTCGGCACCTACGACCTGGAGGCCGGAACCGCGGCCGAAGCCCTGGCCGAACCACTGACCGAGATGGGGTTCGAGACGAATGTGCGCGACTTGACCTCGGGCCTGCACATCATCGCGGTGGGCGAGACGCTGACCGGCGGGGCCGACCCGCGCCGCGAAGGGGTGGCCATCGGCGAATGA